The stretch of DNA AGAATGGCCTAGTACGGTATAGCTAGGAATGTCCAGCTTCTCTAGCAATTCGGCAATATCATCTGCCATTTGCTCAATCGAATATGGGCCCATCGGAGCGTCCGATGCGCCATGTCCTCTTAAGTCAGGAACAATACAGCGATATTTCTGCGAGAGTGCCGGGATTACTTTAGCCCAATAGCCCGAGCTGCCGCAGAACCCATGAAGGAGGACGAGAACCTCGCCTTGACCGCGGTCCTCATAGGCCAGGGTAATTCCATTTACCGCTTTCTTCTCCATCTATATCAACCTTCCTTCTATATAAATTATTATAATATAAGTAATTATTAAGCCAGCCAGCAGGCTTTCGAAACCTGCTGGCCTTGCCTATTTCAAGCCAAAAGCAAGAGCTGCGGCTGCGGCAATTTCGTCTGCCATATTCATCACTTTATATAATGATGTCATTTGCAAAGCCTGATAGGGCCGTGGCCCCTTTCGGTTTACCACCGCAGCTAAACTGAAATCTCCTACAAGCGGGAGCTTACCGCCTACAGATTCTGCCGGCTGCAGCGGACCTGCTCCAACCAAGTATGTTCCCACAGACGCATCGCTGCCAAGGCAGGCATCCACCGCTATAATCACCTGATGCTCCGGGATGCTTAACAGCTTCTCCCCAAGGGTATCCGCATCACAAGGATCCGGCAGAGTTCCAACCACAGATGGAAAGCCTAGACCTGCAAGCCTGCTGCCTGTCAGCGGACCTAAGGCATCCCCGGTCGAACGATCCGTTCCGATACAGACGAACGTGACCTGCTCTCTGGAGTGCTTAGCTGAAATCTCCTGAAAGAAGCTTTCCAGCATCGGCGGCGTAACCCGCCGTCTAAGGACAGGCCTATCTCCTGCGGTAAGCTCCTCTTTGGCCTGCATGTTCACACCCCCTTCATCTCCCTCGATTGTACCCGATTCCTGTAAAGATCACAAAAAAGGTGTGACACGTTAGGTCCCGTGGTACAATACGGATGATCCTCTTGTACAGAAAGGACGGGTACCATGGATTTGACCCAAAAAACACAAGAAAATGTAGAGTTCATGATTGATGCCATCAAGAACAAATTAAGAATGGCCACCGGAGCAGCCATGCAAGCGTCTGCCTTCTCCGTCGACCGCTATGACGATATTCATGAAGTATATGAAATCGTGATGAGTAAGGAACGGCTCAGTATTTCAGAGGTTGAAGCGCTAGCCTCAGAGCTTGGGCAGCTGAGAAATACCAACTAAATCTCCTTTTTAATCCTGTCTATAAGCAAAGACCCTAAAGCTGCGGCTAAGCCGGCTTTAGGGTCTTTGCTGTATGAATATATATAGTTACGGAAGCTCGATGATCATCATTCGAGCTGGCTGATCCGGGCTCATGCCGGTGATCCGGACGCCCCCCGCATCTTGAATACGCACAGCGTCTCCCTCTTCAAGCATGTAGCTTTCCCCGTCACATTGTATCTCTGCAGCCCCGCCAGTCAAATAAATATAGATTCTCTTATCGCTAGAGGACAGCTCCACTGTACTTGCTTTATCTAGTTCAGGCAAGTACATGCTGAACGGATAAAGTCCCTCTTCTGGCCGGTGCCGCTCTTCTGGCACAACTGCAGTTAACCGGTTCATCTGCTCTTCCTGTTGCAGCTTCATCACGCTGCTGCTTGGTTGTTCACCAGACTTTGCCGGGAGAAACCACAGCTGAATATAGCGGACAGACTCTGACTTTGATGCATTGCTATAGCTGACGTCAATTCCAGTACCTGCGTGCTGAACGTCGATCTCGCCTTCAGCGATCTTTCTATAGCCTAAGCCATCCTTTTCCTCGATGAGCAGCGTCCCGCTTAGCACAATACTAACCACAATCAAATCATGAACATGCTGCTGTTTGCCTGTATATCCAGCAGGCAAGGAATAATCATTATGAACGAGCAGACAGCCAAAGTGCTCATTCCCCAAATCCTGATACTCCGCGAAAGAGAAGCTGAGCTGGCTTACAGCCCCTTGATGATCTAACGTGTGCCTCTCTTCCGATGTTCTCACCACAATCATGATGATCCCTCCATATTGTACGCTGTTAGTGTACTAATACCCGTCTGGAAGGGTCCTAATCATGACAGCTGAAGGGGATTTAATTGTTTTCATGTGCGGTTTCAAGCTGGAATACAGCTTCAGCATGCCCCACTTCCAACCCTGCATCATTAGTAATTTGATGAGGAAAGGCTTGTTTTAACCGTTCCAGCGTCTCTGTCTGATCATAACCTAGCTGCTCTAAAATGGATCGCACAACCCATCCCCATTCTTCCTCGGAACCATCCTCTATTTTGAAGCAGATGCCGATGCGCTCTTTGCGAAGCGCAAAGCAGTAAATACCTTTAAAACCGCACTTAGCGATGATATTCGAATCCTTCATGAGCACAGAATCCACTCGCCCGGTGCCTCCGACCCACTCTGGATATTGACTCATGGCTGAGGTGATGCGTAATACAGCAGTTCGAGTCGCCTCATCCTCAATGAGGTCAGGACAAGCCAGCTTCATATAGGCCGTTGCTAAGGCAGAGATGGGTACGGCGAACACAGGAAAGCCGCAGCCATCTGTACCTCTGCCAATCTGCTGCGGCGCAACTCCTGTAAAGCTGGAGAATGTATCTAAAATTTCGCGTTGCACCGGGTGGCTTGGATCTGCATAGGTATCCATAGGATAACCCATCATTTTGCTGTATGCCAATACACCCAGATGCTTGCCTGAGCAATTGTGATACAGCCGCCGCTCATGCCCTCCGCTGCGCAGAAGTTCTTCTTTGGCCGATGGATCCAGGGGGTAGCTCGGTGCGCAAACCAAGCTTTGCTCTGCAAGCCCAGCATCCTTGGCTAGCGTCTCAAGGGTATCTATATGAATATGCTCCGAACGATGAGAAGCTGTCATCACTGCAATCTCGCGTTCATTCAGCCCATAATGCTCGGCAATACCTGCACGTATTCCCGGAATGGCCTGGAAGGGCTTCGCCGCGGAACGCGTAAAGCTGACATAGTGGGGATCTCCCGCAAAATGGGTGACCTTCCCTCGGTCATTTACAATACTAATATGGCCGCGATGCACACATTCTACAATATCGGCGCGGTATTCTTTAACTAAGATAGCATCCATTTTACTTTCTCCCCTTCCCTAACCCTTAAATTATAGTACAAACCCTCCTTACAGGACACCCCTTGCATGTGCTGGCCTCATCTCATTCTTCCTCATCTCTTCAGCTTATGATTGTTTCACCACAGTGCTTCACGTTTATATACGAAGTAAGCAACGCTATAAGGACTAAGGACCTGAAGGGAAATAGACCAAGGAGGCGACCTTATGTGGGGAATCATCATCAGTATATTGATGGCAGCAATCATCGGTATCATCGGTGAAGCACTTGCCGGCCATGATATACCGGGAGGTGCCTTGGCATCCATCATCGCTGGATTTGCAGGTGCCTGGACGGGTGCATGGTTATTCGGTAATGTAGGACCTGTCATCGGTCAATTCGCGGTCATTCCCGCCATTATAGGGGCAGCCCTGTTCGTGTTCATCCTTGGTCTAATCTCCAGAGTGTTTGCGCGGGCCTTGTAAATCATAAATTCTAATAAAGGAGTGATCCGTATGAATCAAGCAGAAAAGGATTATCCAGTACAAACCGGCTCCACTTTTGTTAAAGGTGCTCTGATCGGAGGACTGATTGGTGCAGCGGCAGCTCTTCTGTTTGCTCCAAAGCCTGGCCGTGAACTTCGCAGCGATCTTTCGGACAAGCTAAGCACTGTAGCCGATAAATCCAAAGAGGTATGCGCATCGGTAAGCGATAAAGCGGTTAACCTCTATCAGAACGTAGCCGACAAGACCAGCAGCCTGGCTCAAACCGTTGGTACCAGCGCAGGGAATGTTATTTCCAGCGTCAAGGAGGCTTCTGCCGATGTATCCCAAGAGGTGAAGAAAGCTTCTGCCGATGTTACTGACGAAGCAATGAAGACAGAGGCAGATATGGCTAAGGACGTAAAGAACACAGCCGAAGATGCGGCCAAAGACGTGAAGAAGGCTTCTGAAGATGCTGCCAAGGAGGTTCACAACAAGACGAATTCTTCCACTTATTAAGGCGAGGGAGCACCCCTTGAACAAGCCAGCTGGGGAGCAGCTGGCTTTTTTCATACCACAAGTCAAATCACCATCAGCACCTTAAGGAGAAAGCGAGGAACCTTCTATGGCTAAGGTTTACGACACCAAAGATCATCCGTTCGAGCTTCGTCATGAGGTGAAGAGATTAAATACAAGGCTGGATGACATCGCCACTGCGCTCGAGAAATCAGATTTCAAGGATATTATCGAGAACTATACAAATCCTAAGAAGCGGATTATCACCAATTTTACCGCAGGCCTGTCCAGAGGATTAGGTCTTACGGTAGGTACAGCCATTGTGCTCGCCCTGCTGGGCTGGATCATTAGCTGGTTCGTTGACCTTCCGCTGATTGGCCAATATATCGGTGACCTGCAGAATTATATTGATTCTTATAAGCAACACTAATTGTTCCCCCAAGAAGAGGAGGCATATTCATGAAGCGTGATCCCGAGAATGAGCAGGAGAACTATGTTGAACACCAAATCGAAGAGGTTCAAAAAGGACGATTTGCGAAGCACAAAGATATTGCCAAAGCTGAGAACGGATCTATGGTCAACGATCTCGAGGATATGAAGATTCTTGGCGATGACATGAACGAAATGAATACCAATGAGGAAGATGAGCAAAAAGGACTCCGACCTGATCCAGAACAATAGCTCCTATCCTGAATCAAGCCTGAGCCCTGGGGGAGGGTACAGGCTTTTATTTATATCTTTCTACCTCTGATTTTGACGCTTTCGCCGGGTGAATTTCAGCAAATCTCCCGTCCAGCCCCGGCTCCACATCAGTAGGTATAACCCTAAAGTAAATCCCAAGGTGATACCCATAATAAGAACAAACCCCCATGTACCTTGATGAATCCAAGGCAAATAATCAAAGTTCATTCCCCAAATTGCTCCAATCACCGTAGCTGGAGTAAAGATCGCCGTGATAATCGTCAGGGTCTTCATAATTTCATTCCCCCGCACCCCGGATACCGCATCATCAATCATGATAAGTGTATCAATCTCCTTCTCATAATGGGAAAACAGCGTCTCCATCCGTTCTGCCCGGTAATAAAATCGCTTAAAGTAGATGCTCTTATCCAGCTCTTCCATATAAGCTTCCCTAGCTCCCGTAATAAGCTCCAGGTAAGGAATGAAGAGATTGCTCCAGAATAGAAGCTCAAAGCGGGCCTCCATGATCTGTTCCATGATATTCTTCTCATTGCGCTCACGCATTAACTCTTCTACCTCTCTAAGATTCAGTTCAAATCGGTCGAGTCCGGTATGGAAATAATGAAGAATCGTACGGCAGAGCACAAACATGCCATCTATCGGCAGCTGGCAATTCGCCAGCATATCAAGTCGTTCCCTTGAGTTCATGATGAACCGGGTATGGTCATCCAGATTAAGTGTAATCAAGAGCTTACGGCTCACAAAGAAATGGAACTGCTCACATTCTGCACTATCATTAATCTTTTCCTTAATAGAATAAAGAAGGGAACCAAAAATCTGCGGATTGTCATGTCCTGGAAAGCGAACCGACAAATAATTGGTTTCAATCGTGGTGATATCACGAATCCATTCTTCTGTCTCCGGATAGGTCTCGATCAGTTCCCTGATCTTCGGGTCATCCCAGCTGGGGGCCTTAAGATCGACCCAAGTCCAGCCTTGCTCCATATTCCATACTCGATTCTGACCCAAGCCCTCCATGCCTTCTAACGCCCCTCTATAATAAATTTAAAAAGAACACGCCAAGGTTCAAAATCACTGGCGTGTTCTATATACATCCACATCTTGGTTCATAATGAACCCGAATTGGACATAATTTGTTTCAGCTTCTCTGTGGCTCGCTTCTGAATCCGGGATACACTCATTTGAGAGACGCCAAGCTTCTGAGCGATGGCCCGCTGGGATTGGCCTTCCTGGAAGGCCAGCAGCAGAACCTTCTGCTCCTGTTCCTTCAGCTGGCTGAGCGCCTGCTGGAGGTCCATCCGCTTCTCCACTGTATCGTAATCGTTTGCATCCGAGCTGATCAGCTCACCGAGCGTGGCTGCACTCTCCTCTTGGGATAACGGCGAATCCAGGGAAACGTAATGGTAGCATTCTCTTCCTGCGAGCACCTCAACCGTCTCTTCAACAGACAAATCCAGGAATTCGGCGATCTCCTTCACGTCCGGAGAGCGCTCCAGCTTGACCGTAAGCTCATCAATGGCCTGCTGGACAAGCGCCCCTTTCTCTTTAATTCTTCTAGGAACCTGTATGTACCAGGATTTATCCCGTAGAAAATTCTTCATGTGCCCGATCATGCTCTTCATAGCATAAGGCTCAAATGGAATACCTAGCTCGATATCATACTGCTGAAGCAGGCGGATCAGCGCCATTTGGCCGACCTGGTACAGATCCTCATACAAGTCGGGGCGGTTACGTGCGATCTTCCCTGCTGCCATCTTCACCATAGGCTCGTACTTCTGAATCAGAACGGTGGCGATTTCGTTATCCTTTGTCTGCTGGTATTCCCAGATCAGACCTACTGCTTCATTCATAGACTCGGGGGGAGTCATTCTATCGGTCATACCGTCTCCTCGCTTCGAGCGAGTCTTCGAGTCAGAACCACCTTGGTTCCCTTACCTGCCTCGCTTTCGACACTTACATCATCCATAAGTGCCTGCATAAGATAGAATCCGAGACCGCCGATCTGAGCTTCGCTGATCTCCTTGTCATGGAGCGTTGCCGCATCGCTCTTACCGCTATACGAT from Paenibacillus sp. CAA11 encodes:
- the yyaC gene encoding spore protease YyaC — protein: MQAKEELTAGDRPVLRRRVTPPMLESFFQEISAKHSREQVTFVCIGTDRSTGDALGPLTGSRLAGLGFPSVVGTLPDPCDADTLGEKLLSIPEHQVIIAVDACLGSDASVGTYLVGAGPLQPAESVGGKLPLVGDFSLAAVVNRKGPRPYQALQMTSLYKVMNMADEIAAAAALAFGLK
- a CDS encoding DUF1128 domain-containing protein is translated as MDLTQKTQENVEFMIDAIKNKLRMATGAAMQASAFSVDRYDDIHEVYEIVMSKERLSISEVEALASELGQLRNTN
- a CDS encoding pirin family protein — protein: MIVVRTSEERHTLDHQGAVSQLSFSFAEYQDLGNEHFGCLLVHNDYSLPAGYTGKQQHVHDLIVVSIVLSGTLLIEEKDGLGYRKIAEGEIDVQHAGTGIDVSYSNASKSESVRYIQLWFLPAKSGEQPSSSVMKLQQEEQMNRLTAVVPEERHRPEEGLYPFSMYLPELDKASTVELSSSDKRIYIYLTGGAAEIQCDGESYMLEEGDAVRIQDAGGVRITGMSPDQPARMMIIELP
- a CDS encoding asparaginase, translated to MDAILVKEYRADIVECVHRGHISIVNDRGKVTHFAGDPHYVSFTRSAAKPFQAIPGIRAGIAEHYGLNEREIAVMTASHRSEHIHIDTLETLAKDAGLAEQSLVCAPSYPLDPSAKEELLRSGGHERRLYHNCSGKHLGVLAYSKMMGYPMDTYADPSHPVQREILDTFSSFTGVAPQQIGRGTDGCGFPVFAVPISALATAYMKLACPDLIEDEATRTAVLRITSAMSQYPEWVGGTGRVDSVLMKDSNIIAKCGFKGIYCFALRKERIGICFKIEDGSEEEWGWVVRSILEQLGYDQTETLERLKQAFPHQITNDAGLEVGHAEAVFQLETAHENN
- a CDS encoding GlsB/YeaQ/YmgE family stress response membrane protein, translated to MWGIIISILMAAIIGIIGEALAGHDIPGGALASIIAGFAGAWTGAWLFGNVGPVIGQFAVIPAIIGAALFVFILGLISRVFARAL
- a CDS encoding YtxH domain-containing protein, with protein sequence MNQAEKDYPVQTGSTFVKGALIGGLIGAAAALLFAPKPGRELRSDLSDKLSTVADKSKEVCASVSDKAVNLYQNVADKTSSLAQTVGTSAGNVISSVKEASADVSQEVKKASADVTDEAMKTEADMAKDVKNTAEDAAKDVKKASEDAAKEVHNKTNSSTY
- a CDS encoding DUF5665 domain-containing protein, whose translation is MAKVYDTKDHPFELRHEVKRLNTRLDDIATALEKSDFKDIIENYTNPKKRIITNFTAGLSRGLGLTVGTAIVLALLGWIISWFVDLPLIGQYIGDLQNYIDSYKQH
- a CDS encoding magnesium transporter CorA family protein, which encodes MGQNRVWNMEQGWTWVDLKAPSWDDPKIRELIETYPETEEWIRDITTIETNYLSVRFPGHDNPQIFGSLLYSIKEKINDSAECEQFHFFVSRKLLITLNLDDHTRFIMNSRERLDMLANCQLPIDGMFVLCRTILHYFHTGLDRFELNLREVEELMRERNEKNIMEQIMEARFELLFWSNLFIPYLELITGAREAYMEELDKSIYFKRFYYRAERMETLFSHYEKEIDTLIMIDDAVSGVRGNEIMKTLTIITAIFTPATVIGAIWGMNFDYLPWIHQGTWGFVLIMGITLGFTLGLYLLMWSRGWTGDLLKFTRRKRQNQR
- a CDS encoding sigma-70 family RNA polymerase sigma factor, with translation MTDRMTPPESMNEAVGLIWEYQQTKDNEIATVLIQKYEPMVKMAAGKIARNRPDLYEDLYQVGQMALIRLLQQYDIELGIPFEPYAMKSMIGHMKNFLRDKSWYIQVPRRIKEKGALVQQAIDELTVKLERSPDVKEIAEFLDLSVEETVEVLAGRECYHYVSLDSPLSQEESAATLGELISSDANDYDTVEKRMDLQQALSQLKEQEQKVLLLAFQEGQSQRAIAQKLGVSQMSVSRIQKRATEKLKQIMSNSGSL